The following proteins are co-located in the Micromonospora coriariae genome:
- a CDS encoding VWA domain-containing protein codes for MINFRRSAAVLLGLLATTALTGPVPAAADEEPVAEPPRVELVLDVSGSMRAADIDGRSRISVAQQAFNEVVDALPAETQLGIRVLGATYRGKDKKVGCQDTQQIVPVGPVDRAQAKAAVATLRPTGFTPVGLALRSAAQDLGTGATTRRIVLITDGEDTCAPPNPCEVARELAAQGTSLVVDTLGLAPDEKVRRQLLCIAGATGGTYTAAQSAEELTDRIKQLVERAGDTHTRAPTVVGGANACDSAPLLAPGVYADREAFSEHRYYRVPVRPGQELRASVSMALDRPVNRDYGVLLRATAVDGRELVRGADAGSGRADVLSAGLRWSASADDKNAVEAEETATAAIEPTTVCLVVSNSFAPRPGTAATPGMPVELTVDVVAAAPAPDGPDLGRGWALLALLTVAGLLTGLLAGLLTRWWVATWREN; via the coding sequence GTGATCAACTTCAGACGATCGGCGGCCGTCCTTCTCGGACTGCTGGCGACCACCGCGCTGACCGGGCCGGTCCCGGCGGCGGCCGACGAGGAGCCGGTGGCCGAGCCGCCCCGGGTCGAGCTGGTGCTCGACGTCAGCGGCTCGATGCGCGCCGCGGACATCGACGGGCGCAGCCGAATCTCGGTCGCCCAGCAGGCGTTCAACGAGGTCGTGGACGCGCTACCCGCGGAGACCCAGCTCGGCATCCGGGTGCTCGGCGCGACCTACCGGGGCAAGGACAAGAAGGTCGGCTGCCAGGACACCCAGCAGATCGTGCCCGTCGGGCCGGTGGACCGGGCCCAGGCCAAGGCTGCGGTGGCGACGCTGCGACCGACCGGGTTCACGCCGGTCGGCCTCGCGCTGCGCTCCGCCGCGCAGGACCTGGGCACCGGGGCAACCACCCGACGGATCGTGCTGATCACCGACGGGGAGGACACCTGCGCTCCACCGAACCCGTGCGAGGTAGCCCGCGAGCTGGCCGCCCAGGGCACCAGCCTGGTGGTCGACACGCTCGGCCTGGCCCCCGACGAGAAGGTCCGCCGGCAACTGCTCTGCATCGCCGGCGCGACCGGCGGCACCTACACCGCGGCGCAGAGCGCCGAGGAGCTGACCGACCGGATCAAACAACTCGTCGAGCGCGCTGGTGACACGCACACCCGGGCCCCGACCGTGGTCGGCGGCGCGAACGCCTGCGACTCGGCGCCACTGCTGGCCCCCGGCGTCTACGCCGACCGGGAGGCGTTCTCCGAGCACCGGTACTACCGGGTGCCGGTGCGCCCCGGGCAGGAGCTGCGCGCGTCGGTGAGCATGGCCCTGGACCGACCGGTGAACCGGGACTACGGGGTGCTGCTGCGGGCCACCGCGGTGGACGGCCGGGAACTGGTCCGTGGCGCGGACGCCGGCAGCGGGCGCGCCGACGTGCTCTCCGCCGGGCTCCGCTGGTCGGCCAGCGCCGACGACAAGAACGCCGTCGAGGCCGAGGAGACCGCCACCGCGGCCATCGAGCCCACCACCGTCTGCCTGGTGGTGAGCAACTCCTTCGCCCCGCGCCCCGGCACGGCGGCGACGCCCGGTATGCCGGTCGAGCTGACCGTCGACGTGGTCGCCGCGGCGCCCGCGCCGGACGGGCCCGACCTCGGCCGAGGCTGGGCGCTGCTCGCCCTGCTCACCGTGGCCGGCCTGCTCACCGGACTGCTCGCCGGCCTGCTCACCCGCTGGTGGGTCGCCACCTGGAGGGAGAACTGA
- a CDS encoding peptidase, translating into MRTALFRSLAAVLAAGGSALLPAAAVAAPTPSPGATPVTRAGTSFLTATPITAGQPVRVDASVGDHLYWSFPATAGQVQEISATVTFPKARSGASTWTVDVFDGLRRRQACTAGAQTPTVDARASSVALGCTLREVRPWAEPWSADPLPGAYVIRLSVVDLPEPDLGAPIDVDLLVGTVADRGASADDGELAAPLVLNTKAGTVLTAVPAADAEADDEGDSPADWLPDLGSRWVWTGIGGVLAAVAGVVGFALTRRPRRG; encoded by the coding sequence ATGCGTACCGCACTGTTCCGGTCGCTGGCGGCGGTCCTCGCCGCCGGCGGGTCCGCGCTGCTGCCCGCGGCAGCCGTCGCCGCCCCCACCCCCTCGCCGGGGGCCACGCCGGTGACCCGGGCCGGCACGTCGTTCCTGACCGCCACGCCGATCACCGCCGGGCAACCGGTGCGGGTGGACGCCTCGGTCGGTGACCACCTCTACTGGTCCTTCCCGGCAACGGCCGGGCAGGTGCAGGAGATCAGCGCCACCGTCACCTTCCCGAAGGCGCGCAGCGGTGCCTCCACCTGGACCGTCGACGTCTTCGACGGGTTGCGCCGGCGACAGGCGTGCACCGCCGGAGCGCAGACGCCGACTGTGGACGCGCGGGCGTCGAGCGTGGCGCTGGGCTGCACGTTGCGCGAGGTACGGCCCTGGGCAGAGCCGTGGTCGGCCGATCCGTTGCCCGGCGCGTACGTCATCCGGCTCTCCGTGGTGGACCTCCCGGAGCCGGACCTGGGCGCGCCGATCGACGTCGACCTGTTGGTCGGCACAGTCGCCGACCGGGGCGCATCGGCCGACGACGGCGAGCTGGCCGCGCCACTGGTGCTGAACACCAAGGCGGGCACTGTGCTCACCGCCGTACCGGCGGCCGACGCGGAGGCCGACGACGAGGGCGACTCGCCGGCGGACTGGCTGCCGGATCTCGGCTCGCGCTGGGTCTGGACCGGCATCGGCGGTGTGCTCGCCGCGGTGGCCGGCGTCGTCGGCTTCGCCCTGACCCGGCGACCCCGGCGCGGCTGA
- a CDS encoding 4'-phosphopantetheinyl transferase family protein has product MRDLLPATVAVAVAGPDDWVGELLAAEQACLGERAVQTRRRDFTAGRICARRAMAGLGLPPAAVPAAADRAPVWPAGVVGSITHTTGYCAAAAARSTEFRSVGMDAERHREVNEGVRRLVLLPEEEEACARLPRGISWPVVLFSAKETVYKVWYPIVGSWLDFHDARLELDPDAGTFTARIAPARVDAAAVTDPPATVSGRFVVADGLVRTAAVLPLR; this is encoded by the coding sequence ATGCGTGACCTGCTGCCCGCGACGGTGGCGGTAGCCGTCGCCGGCCCGGACGACTGGGTCGGGGAGCTGCTCGCCGCCGAGCAGGCCTGCCTGGGCGAGCGGGCGGTCCAGACCCGTCGGCGGGACTTCACCGCCGGGCGGATCTGCGCACGCCGGGCCATGGCCGGCCTCGGCCTGCCACCGGCCGCCGTGCCGGCCGCCGCCGACCGCGCGCCCGTCTGGCCGGCCGGGGTGGTCGGCAGCATCACCCACACCACCGGCTACTGCGCCGCCGCCGCCGCGCGCAGCACCGAGTTCCGGTCCGTCGGCATGGACGCGGAGCGGCACCGCGAGGTCAATGAAGGGGTACGCCGGCTCGTGCTGCTGCCCGAGGAGGAGGAGGCCTGCGCGCGGCTGCCCCGCGGCATCTCCTGGCCGGTCGTGCTGTTCAGCGCCAAGGAGACCGTCTACAAGGTCTGGTACCCGATCGTCGGAAGCTGGCTGGACTTCCACGACGCCCGGCTGGAGCTGGACCCGGACGCCGGCACGTTCACCGCCCGGATCGCGCCGGCCCGGGTGGACGCGGCGGCGGTCACCGACCCACCGGCCACGGTCAGCGGCCGATTCGTGGTCGCCGACGGGCTGGTTCGCACCGCCGCCGTTCTCCCGCTCCGCTGA
- a CDS encoding DUF4352 domain-containing protein produces the protein MTHPQPPVGPQDPHQPNPEPPTQPFPATPQQSAAEPTVPQAPAPPNPWPAVGNPPQAPYASPPYPSAPGQAWPQPPFSGGAYPGAGGGAYPPPGGPLTMPPPVPAKNSKKTVVVIAVTAAVLTLLCCAGGIVAVVIGANHAANDVTGALPTPGVTRGVGQPPSGAPSSAPPSTGDDTRNMSPGDTLVIDGDDGTVEVTVTKFSTSTKPCKSYGLKPDEGMYVIADVTFTVTRGTGSTNPLYFQWVAADGTETNAIGGAFSGCGKPMPAGNDLTAGTKRTGSVVFDVPDTKGALEYQHEFETAGSWKP, from the coding sequence GTGACCCACCCCCAGCCCCCCGTCGGGCCGCAGGACCCCCACCAGCCGAACCCGGAGCCGCCGACGCAGCCGTTCCCGGCGACGCCGCAACAGTCCGCCGCGGAGCCGACGGTCCCGCAGGCACCCGCGCCGCCCAACCCGTGGCCGGCAGTGGGGAACCCGCCGCAGGCGCCGTACGCCAGCCCGCCGTATCCGAGCGCGCCGGGCCAGGCCTGGCCGCAGCCGCCGTTCTCGGGCGGCGCGTACCCCGGGGCGGGTGGCGGCGCGTACCCGCCACCCGGCGGGCCGCTGACCATGCCGCCGCCCGTACCCGCCAAGAACTCCAAGAAGACGGTGGTGGTCATCGCTGTCACCGCGGCCGTGCTCACCCTGCTGTGCTGCGCCGGCGGCATCGTGGCGGTGGTCATCGGCGCGAACCATGCCGCCAACGACGTGACCGGCGCTCTCCCCACCCCGGGCGTGACGCGGGGCGTGGGGCAGCCGCCGAGCGGCGCTCCCTCGTCGGCCCCGCCCTCGACCGGCGATGACACCCGGAACATGTCGCCCGGGGACACCCTGGTCATCGACGGCGACGACGGCACCGTCGAGGTCACGGTGACGAAGTTCAGCACCTCCACCAAGCCCTGCAAGTCGTACGGCCTGAAGCCGGACGAGGGCATGTACGTGATCGCCGACGTAACTTTCACTGTCACCAGGGGCACCGGCTCGACGAACCCGCTCTACTTCCAGTGGGTCGCCGCCGACGGCACCGAGACCAACGCGATCGGTGGGGCCTTCTCGGGCTGCGGCAAGCCCATGCCCGCCGGCAACGACCTGACCGCCGGCACCAAGCGCACCGGCAGCGTCGTGTTCGACGTGCCCGACACCAAGGGCGCGCTGGAGTACCAGCACGAGTTCGAGACCGCCGGCTCCTGGAAGCCGTGA
- a CDS encoding general stress protein CsbD, whose amino-acid sequence MSVERANDQIERVAGPARAAVGNMTQDERSQADQVAQRDEIRGNKPGEHVQEDARDVSDDFTS is encoded by the coding sequence ATGAGCGTCGAGAGGGCCAACGACCAGATCGAGCGCGTGGCCGGTCCGGCCAGGGCGGCGGTGGGCAACATGACCCAGGACGAGCGGTCGCAGGCGGATCAGGTGGCGCAGCGGGATGAAATCCGGGGCAACAAGCCCGGCGAGCACGTCCAGGAGGACGCCCGGGACGTTTCGGACGACTTCACCAGCTGA
- a CDS encoding Gfo/Idh/MocA family protein translates to MTSTAQTRFGLVGSGWRGEFFLRLARLLPERFRATAVVTRTESRGAAVAAEWGVRTFRTAAELLAHERPDFVIVSVPWSVTPEVTRDLVAAKVPVLAETPPAPDLAGLRSLWSDVGDSGLVQVAEQYLLMPGHAARLEVIRAGVLGEPTSVQISSTHLYHAVSLIRGLLGVGYDVVEVNARAFVAPLANPLSPAGWSGDATPQQLSTTLATIDFGGRMGLYDFTDNQWWNPLRTRRLVVRGSLGELVDDRVVRLVDPTTPVESSLVRRQTGVDLNLEGLDLKHISFDGSVVYRNPFVGSGMSDDDIAVADIMARAGAWAREEGPAPYPLAEACQDHLISLAIEESVRTGRPVVTAKETWAR, encoded by the coding sequence ATGACATCCACGGCACAGACCCGGTTCGGCCTCGTCGGCAGTGGTTGGCGGGGTGAGTTCTTCCTCCGGCTGGCTCGCCTGCTACCGGAGCGGTTCCGGGCGACAGCTGTGGTCACGCGTACCGAATCGCGCGGTGCGGCGGTGGCGGCCGAGTGGGGCGTGCGGACCTTTCGCACGGCGGCCGAACTGCTCGCCCACGAGCGGCCGGACTTCGTCATCGTGTCGGTGCCCTGGTCGGTGACGCCCGAGGTGACCCGCGACCTGGTCGCGGCCAAGGTGCCGGTGCTGGCCGAGACGCCGCCGGCGCCCGACCTGGCGGGTCTGCGGTCCCTCTGGTCCGACGTCGGAGACAGCGGCCTGGTGCAGGTCGCCGAGCAGTACCTGCTGATGCCCGGGCACGCGGCCCGGCTGGAGGTGATCCGCGCCGGAGTGCTCGGTGAACCGACCTCCGTCCAGATCTCCTCGACGCACCTGTACCACGCGGTCTCGCTGATCCGTGGTCTGCTCGGCGTCGGGTACGACGTCGTCGAGGTCAACGCGCGGGCGTTCGTCGCGCCGCTGGCCAACCCGTTGTCACCCGCCGGCTGGAGTGGTGACGCCACCCCGCAGCAGCTCTCCACCACCCTCGCCACCATCGACTTCGGCGGGCGGATGGGGCTGTACGACTTCACCGACAACCAGTGGTGGAATCCCCTGCGTACCCGCCGGTTGGTGGTGCGGGGGTCGCTCGGCGAACTGGTGGACGATCGGGTGGTTCGCCTGGTCGACCCGACCACGCCGGTGGAGTCGTCCCTGGTGCGGCGGCAGACCGGCGTCGACCTGAACCTCGAAGGGCTCGACCTGAAGCACATCAGCTTCGACGGCAGCGTGGTCTACCGCAATCCGTTCGTCGGCAGTGGAATGTCCGACGACGACATCGCGGTGGCCGACATCATGGCTCGCGCCGGTGCCTGGGCACGGGAGGAAGGCCCGGCGCCGTATCCCCTGGCGGAGGCGTGCCAGGACCACCTCATCAGCCTCGCCATCGAGGAGTCGGTACGCACCGGCCGTCCGGTCGTCACCGCCAAGGAGACGTGGGCACGGTAG
- a CDS encoding LLM class flavin-dependent oxidoreductase has product MQIGVNVPNFAPGTDPEVLRQWAQTVEGLGFDLLMVSDHIAVTPDVAEQYPAPFYEPFTTLSWLAGVTRRVRLGTTVLIVPYRHPLLTARMAANLNRLSGGRLVLGVGVGWARQEFETLGVPYRRRGALTDEYLDAMRDAWRNTADYDTEAIPIWVGGNSDAGMRRAVRLGDAWHPLRVTPGWLTEAAGRLKAIADELRRPVPALAPRIALRETREPVTAPDRPAGVGTIEQITGDIDQIRLLGAETVVLDPFNGDLTEIRQPERAWRTLAAVAAYQKTQEDR; this is encoded by the coding sequence GTGCAGATTGGCGTGAACGTACCGAACTTCGCTCCGGGCACCGACCCCGAGGTGCTGCGACAGTGGGCGCAGACGGTCGAGGGCCTCGGCTTCGACCTACTGATGGTCTCCGACCACATCGCGGTGACCCCGGACGTGGCCGAGCAGTACCCCGCCCCGTTCTACGAGCCGTTCACCACGCTGTCCTGGCTGGCCGGGGTGACCCGCCGCGTCCGGCTGGGCACCACCGTGCTCATCGTCCCGTACCGGCACCCGCTGCTCACCGCCCGGATGGCGGCGAACCTCAACCGGCTCAGCGGCGGCCGGCTCGTCCTCGGCGTCGGCGTCGGCTGGGCCCGGCAGGAGTTCGAGACGCTCGGCGTGCCGTACCGCCGGCGCGGCGCACTGACCGACGAGTACCTGGACGCGATGCGTGACGCTTGGCGCAATACCGCCGACTACGACACGGAAGCGATCCCGATCTGGGTCGGCGGCAACAGCGACGCCGGCATGCGCCGGGCGGTACGACTCGGAGACGCGTGGCACCCGCTACGGGTCACGCCCGGATGGCTGACGGAGGCGGCCGGGCGACTCAAGGCCATCGCCGACGAACTGCGTCGCCCGGTGCCCGCGTTGGCACCGCGCATCGCACTCCGCGAAACCCGTGAACCGGTCACCGCCCCGGACCGGCCCGCCGGGGTCGGCACCATCGAGCAGATCACCGGTGACATCGATCAGATTCGTCTGCTCGGCGCGGAGACTGTGGTGCTCGACCCGTTCAACGGCGACCTGACCGAGATCCGCCAGCCCGAACGCGCCTGGCGGACACTCGCGGCCGTGGCCGCGTACCAGAAAACCCAGGAGGACCGATGA
- a CDS encoding nucleoside deaminase has protein sequence MTTDDEKFLRRAVDIASQAGASGERPFGSLLVDADGTILAEDHNTVVSDSDITAHPELKLARWAARELAPDVAAGTTMFTSCQPCPMCATAIDRSGLGRVVYALSTEQFEEVKPATPPLPPVRYEGPALFDEARRPIDDHY, from the coding sequence ATGACGACCGACGACGAGAAGTTTCTCCGCCGCGCCGTAGACATTGCCAGTCAGGCCGGAGCCTCCGGCGAACGGCCGTTCGGCTCGTTACTTGTCGATGCGGACGGCACCATTCTGGCCGAGGACCACAACACCGTGGTCTCCGACTCGGACATCACGGCCCACCCGGAGCTGAAGCTGGCCCGCTGGGCGGCCCGGGAACTCGCCCCGGACGTGGCGGCCGGCACCACCATGTTCACCAGCTGCCAGCCGTGCCCGATGTGCGCGACCGCGATCGACCGGTCCGGTCTCGGCCGGGTGGTGTACGCCCTGTCCACCGAACAGTTCGAGGAGGTCAAGCCAGCCACCCCGCCACTGCCTCCGGTGCGGTACGAGGGCCCTGCGCTTTTCGACGAGGCCCGCCGGCCGATCGACGACCACTACTAG
- a CDS encoding anthrone oxygenase family protein: MNTLAAWSAAVTLAVTGLIAGVYYAFSVSVMPGLNATDAGTAIRAMTSINQKIQNPLFFVTFFGPIIAAAITGVLLLILGHRPAALLFFLAGAAYLVGAFIPTVALNVPMNDALDATGVPTDPAEAARIWADYTSRWTWWNTVRAGASVVSLLLAGFGVYLWGSQR; this comes from the coding sequence ATGAACACGCTGGCAGCCTGGTCGGCGGCGGTGACCCTCGCGGTGACCGGTCTGATCGCCGGGGTCTACTACGCCTTCTCCGTGTCCGTGATGCCCGGTCTGAACGCGACCGACGCCGGCACCGCGATCCGAGCCATGACGAGCATCAACCAGAAGATCCAGAATCCCCTCTTCTTCGTCACCTTCTTCGGTCCCATCATCGCGGCTGCGATCACCGGCGTACTGCTGCTGATCCTCGGCCACCGTCCGGCGGCACTGCTGTTCTTCCTGGCCGGGGCCGCGTACCTGGTGGGCGCGTTCATCCCGACGGTGGCCCTCAACGTGCCGATGAACGATGCGCTCGACGCGACCGGTGTGCCGACCGACCCGGCGGAGGCGGCGCGGATCTGGGCGGACTACACCTCTCGCTGGACCTGGTGGAACACCGTGCGCGCCGGGGCGAGCGTGGTAAGCCTGCTGCTTGCCGGATTCGGCGTCTACCTCTGGGGCAGCCAGCGGTGA
- a CDS encoding NAD(P)H-binding protein translates to MRENVHQQPILVLGGTGKTGRRVVDRLTALGRPVRVGSRSGEPRFDWTDQSTWAGVLEGVGSVYLVYYPDLAAPDAPATIRAFVEQAVAGGVERIVLLSGRGEEAAQLCEQVVQRSGAEWTILRASWFSQNFSEDFLVDSVRGDEIVLPAGDVGEPFVDADDIAEIAVAALTEAGHVGQLYELTGPRLLTFAEATDEIAKAVGRPITYQSVSPQEYAEVMARYQVPAELVAVLTDLFGKVLDGRNAHLTDGVQRALGRRPRDFADYARDAAATGVWATEQPDRG, encoded by the coding sequence ATGCGAGAGAACGTGCACCAACAGCCCATCCTGGTCCTCGGCGGCACCGGCAAGACCGGTCGTCGCGTGGTGGACCGCCTCACCGCCCTCGGCCGTCCGGTACGGGTCGGTTCCCGCTCCGGCGAGCCACGGTTCGACTGGACCGACCAGAGCACCTGGGCCGGCGTGCTGGAAGGGGTCGGGTCGGTGTACCTGGTGTACTACCCGGATCTGGCCGCACCGGACGCCCCCGCCACGATCCGCGCGTTCGTCGAGCAGGCAGTGGCCGGCGGCGTCGAGCGGATCGTCCTGCTCTCCGGCCGGGGCGAGGAGGCGGCTCAGCTCTGCGAGCAGGTGGTACAGCGATCCGGCGCGGAATGGACGATCCTGCGGGCGAGCTGGTTCAGCCAGAACTTCAGCGAGGATTTCCTGGTGGACTCGGTGCGCGGCGACGAGATCGTGCTCCCAGCCGGCGACGTCGGGGAGCCCTTCGTCGACGCCGACGACATCGCCGAGATCGCGGTCGCGGCGCTGACCGAGGCGGGCCACGTGGGTCAGCTCTACGAACTGACCGGCCCCCGGCTGCTCACCTTCGCCGAGGCGACCGACGAGATCGCCAAGGCGGTCGGGCGACCGATCACCTACCAGTCGGTCTCCCCACAGGAGTACGCCGAGGTAATGGCGCGTTACCAGGTGCCCGCCGAGCTGGTGGCCGTCCTGACCGACCTGTTCGGCAAGGTTCTGGACGGGCGTAACGCCCACCTGACCGACGGTGTGCAACGCGCTCTGGGCCGCCGGCCGAGGGACTTCGCGGACTACGCGCGGGACGCCGCCGCCACCGGCGTCTGGGCGACCGAACAACCGGATCGGGGCTGA
- the sepX gene encoding divisome protein SepX/GlpR produces MRVPTSVLLAVLAAAGLLALAPALVRRYDATERLVAERAQSTARVLQRRRRRRTVPGRRPVHPPRSLVVTLSEDATTGALTAPVSAPPAGRRSGRLRAVPPAPKRSRRRPPSRREHTPAVYRRRRVLAALLLLNVVELIGVLFVSPGFWIGFSVTFMLLAVYVVHLRGRALAGRRRRRARAREAAWLATRQAEVRREQARRATARREAQRRLAAQREGVRRAAMGLDRSGDLPAAVNGGSVSYRRSGGLRGRPYEAGRGA; encoded by the coding sequence GTGAGGGTGCCGACCTCGGTGCTCCTCGCCGTCCTCGCCGCCGCCGGCCTGCTCGCCCTGGCCCCGGCGCTGGTCCGCCGGTACGACGCCACTGAGCGGCTGGTGGCGGAGCGGGCGCAGTCGACGGCGCGGGTGCTCCAGCGCCGCCGACGGCGCCGCACTGTGCCGGGGCGGCGACCCGTGCACCCGCCGCGCTCACTTGTTGTCACCCTCAGTGAAGATGCGACTACCGGAGCGTTGACCGCGCCGGTCTCCGCACCCCCGGCGGGCCGCCGCTCCGGCCGACTGCGCGCCGTGCCGCCCGCACCGAAGCGGTCCCGCCGCCGCCCGCCGTCCCGCCGGGAACACACCCCGGCCGTGTACCGGCGCCGCCGCGTGCTCGCCGCCCTGCTGCTGCTCAACGTCGTCGAGTTGATCGGCGTGCTGTTCGTCAGCCCCGGTTTCTGGATCGGCTTCTCGGTCACCTTCATGCTGCTGGCCGTATACGTCGTCCACCTGCGCGGTCGGGCCCTGGCCGGCCGCCGGCGACGCCGGGCGCGGGCCCGGGAGGCGGCCTGGCTGGCAACCCGGCAGGCCGAGGTGCGCCGCGAGCAGGCTCGCCGTGCCACGGCCCGCCGGGAGGCGCAGCGCCGGCTGGCAGCCCAGCGCGAGGGTGTACGCCGCGCCGCGATGGGCCTGGACCGCTCGGGGGACCTGCCGGCCGCGGTCAACGGCGGGTCGGTCTCCTACCGGCGGTCGGGTGGGCTGCGCGGACGCCCCTACGAGGCCGGTCGCGGCGCCTGA
- a CDS encoding GNAT family N-acetyltransferase, with product MSLFGPERAPGWPAVLVDGPVLLRPYRRSDAAAWSEVRRANRAWLSPWESSLAGDWDELNSPAAFRWVHRDQRRSAREGEGMPFAVCLREADRDRLVGHLNIGSIVRRALCSGYVGYWVDARVAGQGVMPTALALAVDHAFGPGGLHRVEVNIRPENRPSRRVVEKLGFREESYHVRYMHIDGAWRDHIGYAMTSEEIAAEGGLLARWHRVRASAR from the coding sequence GTGAGTCTCTTCGGCCCCGAGCGGGCGCCCGGCTGGCCGGCGGTGCTGGTCGACGGCCCGGTGCTGCTTCGGCCCTACCGGCGCTCCGACGCGGCGGCGTGGTCGGAGGTGCGGCGGGCCAACCGGGCCTGGTTGTCACCCTGGGAGTCGTCGCTGGCCGGCGACTGGGACGAGCTGAACTCGCCCGCCGCGTTCCGTTGGGTGCACCGTGACCAGCGGCGTTCGGCCCGGGAGGGCGAGGGCATGCCGTTCGCGGTCTGCCTGCGCGAGGCCGACCGCGACCGGCTGGTCGGGCACCTCAACATCGGCAGCATCGTGCGGCGAGCGTTGTGCTCCGGGTACGTCGGCTACTGGGTGGATGCCCGGGTGGCCGGCCAGGGTGTGATGCCGACCGCGCTCGCACTTGCCGTGGATCACGCGTTCGGTCCGGGCGGGCTGCACCGGGTGGAGGTCAACATCCGCCCCGAGAACCGGCCGTCCCGGCGGGTGGTGGAGAAGCTGGGCTTCCGCGAGGAGTCGTACCACGTGCGCTACATGCACATCGACGGCGCGTGGCGGGACCACATCGGATACGCGATGACCAGTGAGGAAATCGCTGCCGAGGGTGGCCTGCTGGCCCGATGGCACCGGGTTCGCGCCAGCGCGCGGTGA
- a CDS encoding molybdopterin molybdotransferase MoeA has protein sequence MTATADAEAAANELTPLADYLGSVLRRLRALPPLDLDLTQAHGNVLAEDVVAPHAFPAFDQAAVDGYAARWEDISGGGRGPSYVPAPSGTPGGRTIRLNVVGDLGAASWRPVRLTPGSCFSVAAGAPLPVAADVVVPVEWTDQGMAAVEIFRTPKRGYGVRRAGEELPAGTLLARAGTYVSPALVAVFAATGIGHVVVRPSPRVVIVATGDELVDVGRGSQPGQVVDANSHALTAAAAEVGALAYRVGICDDDPEGLRGLLEDQTLRADLIITTGGTGTGPGDMVRRILSRREGGRAGPVTFTDVALYPGTALGFGTVGAEEVPVVCLPGDPGAALIGFEVLARPAIQLLAGAEPVFRPSVRAHLLETVSSPGGLREFRPAHVAERRGGGYTVQPLSGGPFTLSGLAEANGLLVLGERVTTAAAGSTVDVLLLDRRR, from the coding sequence ATGACCGCGACGGCCGACGCCGAGGCGGCCGCGAACGAGTTGACGCCGCTCGCCGACTACCTGGGCAGCGTGCTGCGCAGGTTACGAGCGCTGCCGCCACTCGACCTCGACCTCACCCAGGCGCACGGCAACGTCCTCGCCGAGGACGTCGTCGCGCCGCACGCCTTCCCGGCCTTCGACCAGGCGGCCGTGGACGGGTACGCGGCCCGCTGGGAGGACATTTCCGGAGGGGGCCGGGGCCCCAGCTACGTCCCGGCCCCCTCCGGCACGCCCGGCGGCCGGACCATCCGACTCAACGTGGTCGGCGACCTCGGCGCGGCGAGCTGGCGGCCCGTCCGGCTCACCCCGGGCTCGTGCTTCTCGGTGGCCGCCGGGGCGCCGCTGCCGGTCGCCGCCGACGTGGTCGTCCCGGTGGAGTGGACCGACCAGGGCATGGCCGCGGTGGAGATCTTCCGCACCCCCAAGCGGGGGTACGGGGTACGCCGCGCCGGTGAGGAGCTGCCCGCCGGCACCCTGCTCGCCCGGGCCGGCACGTACGTCTCCCCGGCCCTGGTCGCGGTCTTCGCCGCCACCGGCATCGGGCACGTGGTGGTCCGGCCCAGCCCACGCGTGGTTATCGTGGCAACCGGCGACGAGCTGGTCGACGTGGGCCGGGGCAGTCAGCCCGGGCAGGTGGTGGACGCGAACTCGCACGCGCTGACCGCCGCCGCGGCCGAGGTGGGGGCGCTGGCGTACCGGGTGGGCATCTGCGACGACGACCCGGAGGGGCTGCGCGGGCTGCTGGAGGACCAGACCCTGCGCGCCGACCTGATCATCACCACCGGGGGGACCGGCACCGGTCCGGGGGACATGGTGCGCCGGATCCTGTCCCGCCGGGAGGGCGGCCGGGCGGGGCCGGTCACCTTCACCGACGTGGCGCTCTATCCCGGCACAGCGCTCGGGTTCGGCACCGTCGGCGCCGAGGAGGTGCCGGTGGTCTGCCTGCCCGGCGACCCCGGCGCCGCGCTGATCGGCTTCGAGGTGCTGGCCCGCCCCGCCATCCAACTGCTCGCCGGCGCCGAGCCGGTGTTCCGGCCCAGCGTGCGGGCGCACCTGCTGGAGACCGTGTCGTCACCGGGCGGGCTGCGCGAGTTCCGGCCCGCCCACGTCGCCGAGCGGCGCGGCGGCGGGTACACGGTGCAGCCGCTCAGCGGCGGGCCGTTCACCCTCTCCGGGCTGGCCGAGGCGAACGGGCTGCTGGTGCTCGGCGAGCGGGTCACCACCGCCGCCGCCGGCTCCACGGTGGACGTCCTGCTGCTCGACCGTCGCCGGTGA